In one Vibrio sp. CB1-14 genomic region, the following are encoded:
- the viaA gene encoding ATPase RavA stimulator ViaA — MLGADGLNLALMVAESGLIDSAVNDLMARSQVLAVSENRGMRSSVKNHLLKWRGSVKKRMTRVCETERFQQELALYQEVIHWNEATFFERIPSVVKKLEWHSAFYLQARRLLDKNKSVNNPMFPRYFCDLWYKSLAEAIKQAEVSELEASKEKFLADLYQRMETIKDMDTVTQQGDEATMGRLWDMAAAKLTKTDLKTMHSHAEFLKKNSALKQIAEQLGRMASEQDDPELNKAQADNVEMVEEQSDEATDDIVGIHESDDLNKLLPNETMFLAYPELEVVFYKHLADKRLMNYKTQGKSRTLKKVRTTAPDNSKVELEKGPFIVCIDASGSMTGFPEQCAKGMAYALMQIALAEGRECYVILFSTTHITYELTKQDGLREAADFLSYSFHGGTDLEPVIEKSIDLMQSDTYKNADMVVISDFIAPEQSQELVDKVDELKSRKNRFHAINLSKYGNPSLMSMFDHCWSYHPTLVGRLMKTW, encoded by the coding sequence ATGCTGGGAGCAGATGGGTTAAACCTTGCGTTGATGGTTGCCGAGTCAGGGCTTATTGATTCGGCGGTGAATGATTTAATGGCGCGCTCACAAGTGCTGGCGGTCAGTGAAAATCGCGGAATGCGTAGCTCCGTTAAAAACCATCTGCTCAAATGGCGTGGTTCAGTGAAAAAACGCATGACGCGGGTCTGTGAAACTGAACGCTTTCAGCAAGAGCTTGCCTTGTATCAAGAGGTGATTCATTGGAACGAAGCGACCTTTTTCGAGCGCATTCCTAGCGTTGTCAAAAAGTTAGAATGGCACTCTGCATTTTATCTCCAAGCCAGAAGACTTCTGGACAAAAACAAATCCGTTAATAACCCCATGTTCCCGCGTTACTTCTGTGATCTCTGGTACAAGAGTCTTGCCGAAGCCATCAAACAGGCGGAAGTCTCAGAGCTTGAAGCCAGTAAAGAGAAGTTCTTGGCCGATTTATATCAACGGATGGAAACCATCAAGGATATGGATACGGTCACTCAGCAGGGCGATGAAGCAACTATGGGACGACTGTGGGATATGGCTGCCGCCAAACTGACCAAAACCGACCTAAAAACCATGCACAGTCACGCGGAGTTTCTCAAAAAGAATAGCGCGTTAAAGCAAATCGCAGAACAACTTGGTCGCATGGCGAGTGAGCAAGATGATCCCGAGTTAAATAAAGCTCAGGCTGACAATGTGGAAATGGTCGAGGAGCAAAGTGATGAAGCAACCGATGACATTGTTGGCATCCACGAATCAGACGATCTTAATAAACTGCTCCCAAATGAAACCATGTTCCTCGCCTACCCAGAGCTGGAAGTCGTGTTCTACAAACATTTGGCTGATAAGCGTTTGATGAACTACAAAACGCAAGGTAAGTCGAGAACACTCAAGAAAGTTCGCACCACAGCCCCCGATAACAGTAAGGTCGAACTTGAGAAGGGACCATTTATCGTCTGTATTGACGCATCAGGCTCAATGACCGGTTTCCCAGAGCAGTGCGCCAAGGGTATGGCTTATGCATTAATGCAAATCGCCTTGGCTGAGGGGAGGGAGTGTTACGTTATCTTGTTCTCAACCACCCATATCACTTATGAACTCACTAAACAGGATGGTCTTCGTGAAGCGGCAGATTTTCTCAGCTATTCCTTTCACGGTGGCACCGATCTGGAGCCTGTAATAGAGAAATCCATCGACCTGATGCAATCGGATACTTATAAAAACGCCGATATGGTGGTGATTTCGGATTTCATTGCCCCAGAGCAGTCGCAGGAACTTGTAGACAAAGTCGATGAGCTGAAATCGCGTAAGAACCGCTTTCACGCAATTAACTTGTCAAAATATGGTAACCCGTCACTGATGAGTATGTTTGACCACTGTTGGTCGTATCATCCTACTTTGGTGGGGCGTTTAATGAAGACGTGGTAG